A window of Bacteroidota bacterium contains these coding sequences:
- a CDS encoding GDP-mannose 4,6-dehydratase: protein MNFLITGGAGFIGSSLCEYLINQQHQVLCVDNFDPFYPKEIKLKNISTLLNHPNFKIVEADICDSEKLAEVFKSNPIDFVIHLAAKAGVRPSILNPKAYVDTNINGTMNILENMKNTAVKNLIFSSSSSVYGNNEKIPYAESDNVDFPISPYAATKKSGELLTFNYHHLYQFKVINLRFFTVFGPRQRPDLAIHKFFDRLYKQQAIEMYGDGSTSRDYTYVDDIVEGIARAIEVISTSENSFYETINLGNSSPIKLSALIQLIEEVCDKKFNIKKLPMQEGDVNLTFAAIEKAKAILHYAPKTTIREGLQKFKTWYESNQK, encoded by the coding sequence ATGAATTTTTTAATTACCGGTGGAGCAGGATTTATTGGTTCCAGTCTTTGCGAATATTTAATTAATCAACAGCATCAAGTGCTTTGTGTAGATAATTTTGATCCATTTTATCCAAAGGAAATTAAACTCAAAAATATTTCCACTCTGCTTAATCATCCCAATTTTAAAATCGTTGAAGCGGATATTTGTGACAGTGAAAAGCTTGCTGAAGTATTCAAATCAAATCCTATCGATTTTGTAATTCATTTAGCTGCAAAGGCCGGCGTAAGGCCTTCTATTTTAAATCCCAAAGCTTATGTCGATACCAATATAAATGGTACCATGAACATTTTGGAGAACATGAAAAATACGGCTGTCAAAAATCTTATTTTTTCATCCTCCTCATCTGTTTACGGCAACAATGAAAAAATTCCTTATGCTGAAAGCGACAATGTTGATTTTCCAATTTCTCCTTATGCTGCTACAAAAAAAAGTGGTGAACTATTAACATTTAATTACCATCATTTATATCAATTTAAAGTAATCAATCTGCGCTTCTTTACTGTGTTTGGGCCTCGTCAACGGCCTGATTTGGCGATTCACAAATTTTTTGATCGCTTATACAAGCAGCAAGCAATTGAAATGTATGGTGATGGTAGCACTAGCCGTGATTATACTTATGTAGATGATATTGTGGAAGGAATTGCACGTGCTATTGAAGTGATTTCTACTAGCGAAAATAGCTTTTATGAAACAATAAACTTAGGAAACAGCTCTCCCATTAAGCTTTCAGCACTCATTCAACTTATTGAAGAAGTATGTGATAAAAAATTCAACATCAAAAAACTTCCCATGCAGGAAGGTGATGTTAACTTAACTTTTGCTGCTATTGAAAAAGCAAAAGCCATTTTGCACTATGCGCCAAAAACGACCATAAGAGAAGGATTGCAGAAGTTTAAAACCTGGTATGAATCCAATCAAAAATAA